One Streptomyces sp. L2 genomic window carries:
- a CDS encoding DUF3800 domain-containing protein, translating into MDRNGVGASGGAAAEGFLEVACDESGSDGENLTGGNTDVFAHASVAVPVERAEECLREIRRRIRSPALEYKANHLLREKHRAVLEWLLDAGGPVHGRAHVHLTEKAYVVVEQAVDLLIGDGGGIEDSGDDCRAGARALFREGPEVFGERGWREFLAAANRLLRVRSDGEPPADAFVRTAEALGRAHPGTRPGRTLLRLAGARSRADAYRAGLAEAPPLIPVLNPLLPAIVRTAAHWSHGGRAVFLVHDRQNMLTDERIAWIEERSRREGTALRGLRLVHSRLDARVQIADFLAGIARKIASDELAGRGDPELTARLRPFVGARPVWGDAPSWSRLGPAPGTERREGDHPGHATETPGPAAEVNSGV; encoded by the coding sequence GTGGACCGGAACGGGGTGGGCGCGTCGGGCGGGGCGGCGGCGGAGGGCTTCCTGGAGGTCGCCTGTGACGAGTCGGGGTCGGACGGGGAGAACCTGACCGGCGGGAACACGGACGTGTTCGCGCACGCGAGCGTGGCGGTGCCGGTGGAGCGGGCCGAGGAGTGCCTGCGGGAGATCCGGCGCCGCATCCGGTCGCCCGCGCTGGAGTACAAGGCGAACCATCTGCTGCGGGAGAAGCACCGGGCGGTGCTGGAGTGGCTGCTCGACGCCGGCGGGCCGGTCCACGGCCGGGCGCACGTGCATCTGACGGAGAAGGCGTACGTCGTCGTCGAGCAGGCCGTGGACCTGCTGATCGGGGACGGCGGCGGCATCGAGGACAGCGGCGACGACTGCCGCGCCGGCGCCCGCGCCCTGTTCCGGGAGGGTCCGGAGGTCTTCGGCGAGCGGGGGTGGCGGGAGTTCCTGGCGGCCGCCAACCGCCTGCTGCGGGTCCGGAGCGACGGGGAGCCGCCCGCGGACGCGTTCGTCCGGACGGCCGAGGCGCTGGGCCGGGCGCACCCCGGCACCCGGCCCGGCCGGACCCTGCTGCGGCTGGCCGGGGCCCGGTCTCGCGCGGACGCCTACCGGGCCGGGCTGGCCGAGGCGCCGCCGCTGATCCCCGTCCTCAATCCGCTGCTGCCCGCGATCGTGCGGACGGCGGCGCACTGGAGCCACGGCGGGCGGGCGGTGTTCCTGGTGCACGACCGGCAGAACATGCTGACCGACGAGCGGATCGCCTGGATCGAGGAGCGGTCCCGGCGGGAGGGCACGGCGCTGCGCGGGCTGCGGCTGGTGCACTCGCGTCTGGACGCGCGTGTGCAGATCGCGGACTTCCTCGCCGGGATCGCCCGGAAGATCGCCTCCGATGAACTCGCCGGGCGCGGCGACCCGGAACTCACCGCGCGCCTGCGCCCGTTCGTCGGTGCCCGGCCGGTGTGGGGCGATGCGCCGAGCTGGTCGCGCCTCGGCCCCGCGCCCGGGACCGAGCGGCGCGAGGGGGACCACCCGGGGCACGCGACGGAAACCCCGGGACCGGCGGCGGAGGTCAACTCCGGCGTCTAG
- a CDS encoding SAM-dependent methyltransferase, with amino-acid sequence MTDNPGATDDVAASLRARVNTSQPHTARIWNYWLGGKDNYEVDRAAGDQIRGLHPGIGEYARADRLFLGRAVRHLVGDVGIRQFLDIGTGLPTADNTHEVAQRLAPASRIVYVDNDPLVLAHARALLTSTPEGRTDYLDEDLRNVDAILEHAAKTLDFTEPVALMLLGVVIFIGDDEDPYALVRRLVDRLPAGSHLVLSHTVTSPSMPDVDEAVAFWNEHGTPKLTQRTPERITRFFDGLELLDPGVVSCSRWRPEEAEGAEPEEVAMFGGVARKG; translated from the coding sequence GTGACCGACAACCCGGGAGCCACAGACGACGTGGCCGCCTCGCTGCGCGCCCGTGTCAACACCAGTCAGCCGCACACCGCCCGGATCTGGAACTACTGGCTGGGCGGCAAGGACAACTACGAGGTGGACCGGGCGGCCGGTGACCAGATCCGCGGACTGCACCCGGGCATCGGGGAGTACGCGCGGGCCGACCGGCTGTTCCTGGGCCGTGCCGTGCGGCACCTGGTCGGCGACGTGGGCATCCGCCAGTTCCTGGACATCGGCACCGGGCTGCCCACCGCCGACAACACGCACGAGGTCGCGCAGCGCCTCGCCCCCGCATCGCGGATCGTGTACGTCGACAACGACCCGCTCGTCCTCGCGCACGCCCGCGCCCTGCTGACCAGCACCCCCGAGGGCCGGACCGACTACCTCGACGAGGATCTGCGCAACGTCGACGCGATCCTCGAACACGCCGCGAAGACCCTGGACTTCACCGAGCCGGTGGCGTTGATGCTGCTCGGCGTGGTCATTTTCATCGGTGACGACGAGGACCCTTACGCCCTCGTACGGCGGCTGGTGGACCGGCTGCCGGCCGGCAGCCACCTGGTGCTGTCGCACACCGTCACCAGCCCGTCGATGCCGGACGTGGACGAGGCCGTGGCGTTCTGGAACGAGCACGGCACGCCGAAGCTGACCCAGCGCACCCCGGAGCGGATCACCCGGTTCTTCGACGGGCTGGAGCTGCTGGACCCGGGGGTGGTGTCGTGCTCGCGCTGGCGCCCCGAGGAGGCGGAGGGCGCCGAGCCGGAGGAGGTCGCCATGTTCGGCGGGGTGGCGCGCAAGGGCTGA
- a CDS encoding S1 family peptidase, protein MRHARRRVVRRVTRLAAVGGLLLGGAMVTQAAMASETPAPSGRPLSSAGPAVGPGAALVARLGTARTAGSWIGADGHPVVAVTDGAAAREVREAGAEAKVVRHSMDQLKSATGALRSAPRVAGTAWSVDYRTNQVVVQADRTVSAGDWSRMTKVASGIGDFVHMERTQGTFTPRLNGAQPILSTGGRCSAGFNVTDGRSDFILTAGHCGPAGSIWFDGSQGDRQLGTTVRSTFPGNDFSLVRYSSGTAGAGADVVVVGGGKGVRITGAADPVVGQRVFRSGSTSGLHDGQVTALNATVNYPEGTVTGLVQTDVCAEPGDSGGPLFSNGIALGVTSGGSGDCTTGGATFFQPVTKAMSALGVRLIVSGQQAGGAPNGAAASPAPPAVGAQGAVAPSAASPGSAAPVTGAAEGRTLLARLTDGRNVGPGLLVIAGSLIALVATRWIRAEQDRKAYRRHYSAMWG, encoded by the coding sequence ATGAGGCACGCACGACGACGGGTCGTCCGGCGAGTGACACGGCTGGCGGCGGTCGGCGGACTCCTTCTGGGAGGCGCGATGGTCACCCAGGCGGCCATGGCGAGCGAGACGCCCGCGCCCTCCGGCAGGCCGCTGAGTTCGGCCGGCCCGGCCGTCGGCCCGGGTGCCGCGCTCGTGGCGAGACTCGGCACCGCGCGGACGGCGGGCAGCTGGATCGGCGCCGACGGCCACCCGGTGGTCGCCGTCACCGACGGCGCGGCCGCGCGGGAGGTGCGGGAGGCCGGGGCCGAGGCGAAGGTCGTGCGGCACAGCATGGACCAGCTGAAGTCGGCCACGGGCGCGCTGCGTTCGGCCCCGCGGGTGGCGGGCACCGCGTGGTCGGTGGACTACCGCACCAACCAGGTCGTGGTGCAGGCCGACCGGACGGTGTCGGCGGGCGACTGGTCCCGGATGACGAAAGTCGCCTCGGGCATCGGTGACTTCGTGCACATGGAGCGCACGCAGGGCACCTTCACCCCGCGGCTGAACGGTGCCCAGCCGATCCTGTCGACGGGCGGGCGCTGCTCGGCCGGCTTCAACGTGACCGACGGGCGCAGCGACTTCATCCTGACCGCCGGGCACTGCGGGCCGGCCGGGTCCATCTGGTTCGACGGCAGCCAGGGCGACCGGCAACTGGGCACGACCGTCCGGAGCACCTTCCCCGGCAACGACTTCTCGCTCGTGCGGTACAGCTCCGGGACGGCCGGGGCGGGCGCCGACGTCGTGGTGGTGGGCGGCGGCAAGGGCGTGCGGATCACCGGGGCGGCCGATCCGGTGGTCGGGCAGCGGGTGTTCCGCAGCGGCAGTACCAGCGGGCTGCACGACGGGCAGGTGACGGCGCTGAACGCGACCGTGAACTATCCCGAGGGCACGGTGACGGGTCTCGTCCAGACCGACGTGTGCGCGGAACCCGGGGACAGCGGCGGCCCGTTGTTCTCCAACGGGATCGCGCTCGGCGTCACCTCGGGCGGCAGCGGCGACTGCACCACGGGCGGGGCGACGTTCTTCCAGCCGGTGACCAAGGCGATGTCCGCGCTCGGGGTGCGGCTGATCGTGTCCGGGCAGCAGGCGGGAGGCGCCCCGAACGGCGCGGCCGCCTCTCCCGCGCCGCCGGCCGTCGGCGCCCAGGGCGCCGTGGCGCCGAGCGCGGCCTCGCCCGGCTCGGCGGCGCCCGTGACGGGCGCGGCGGAGGGGCGGACGCTGCTGGCCAGGCTGACCGACGGCCGGAACGTCGGTCCCGGCCTGCTGGTGATCGCGGGCAGTCTGATCGCGCTGGTCGCGACCCGGTGGATCAGGGCCGAGCAGGACCGCAAGGCCTACCGGCGGCACTACTCGGCGATGTGGGGCTGA
- a CDS encoding L,D-transpeptidase family protein, with amino-acid sequence MRDISRRGAVVLGVTGLVAPLTLALGAAPAQAASCTTKSGPYQKKVEKFLGRPVDGRQSSTDCKAIRAFQTKHGITPNIGYAGPVTWGVMDLMNKQKAVGKNPNKAGKCPVNKGRIACVNLTLQLSWIQDGKKLVYGPVPVRTGRNGYETRTGLKKIYWRHIDHVSTLYNVPMPYSQFFDGGEAFHSVGLSMWNPPGSHGCVNMTRTTAKKYWSLLHNGDDVYVYGRKPGT; translated from the coding sequence ATGAGGGACATCAGCAGAAGAGGGGCCGTGGTGCTCGGTGTGACGGGGCTGGTGGCGCCGCTCACACTCGCACTGGGCGCCGCGCCCGCGCAGGCCGCGAGCTGCACGACGAAGTCGGGGCCGTACCAGAAGAAGGTGGAGAAGTTCCTCGGCCGCCCGGTCGACGGCCGGCAGTCCAGCACCGACTGCAAGGCCATCCGCGCCTTCCAGACCAAGCACGGCATCACCCCGAACATCGGCTACGCGGGTCCGGTCACCTGGGGCGTGATGGACCTCATGAACAAGCAGAAGGCGGTCGGGAAGAACCCCAACAAGGCCGGCAAGTGCCCGGTGAACAAGGGCCGGATCGCCTGCGTGAACCTCACGCTCCAGCTCAGCTGGATCCAGGACGGCAAGAAGCTCGTCTACGGCCCGGTGCCGGTGCGCACCGGCCGCAACGGCTACGAGACCCGGACCGGCCTGAAGAAGATCTACTGGCGCCACATCGACCACGTCTCGACCCTCTACAACGTGCCCATGCCCTACAGCCAGTTCTTCGACGGCGGTGAGGCGTTCCACTCGGTCGGCCTCAGCATGTGGAACCCGCCGGGCTCCCACGGCTGCGTCAACATGACCCGGACCACGGCCAAGAAGTACTGGTCGCTGCTGCACAACGGCGACGACGTCTACGTGTACGGCCGCAAGCCCGGCACCTGA
- a CDS encoding SDR family NAD(P)-dependent oxidoreductase has product MTTDLRRFAGHGVLVTGAARGIGAAVARRLGEEGGRILLTDRDGPEAERTAAGLRERGLAAEALACDVADRDAVEAAVAHAVAAFGSLDVLVNSAAHCTPDVPLFEDDPDDTWARDLDVTLTGAYRCCRAALPHLAASGRGAIVSIGSVNALQDFGNHAYSAAKAGLGSLTRTLAGHAAARGVRVNLVAPGTIRTSAWAGRDGDLDAVRPLYPLGRVGEPEDVAAAVAFLASGDAAWITGTTLTVDGGLTAVHTGFRAALHES; this is encoded by the coding sequence ATGACCACCGATCTCAGGCGCTTCGCAGGACATGGGGTACTCGTCACAGGCGCGGCCCGCGGTATCGGCGCGGCTGTCGCCCGGCGGCTCGGCGAGGAGGGCGGCCGGATCCTGCTGACCGACCGGGACGGCCCCGAGGCGGAGCGGACCGCGGCCGGACTGCGGGAGCGGGGCCTGGCCGCCGAGGCGCTCGCCTGCGACGTCGCCGACCGGGACGCGGTCGAGGCGGCCGTGGCACACGCCGTGGCCGCCTTCGGCTCGCTCGACGTGCTGGTGAACAGCGCCGCCCACTGCACCCCCGACGTGCCGCTCTTCGAGGACGACCCCGACGACACGTGGGCCCGGGACCTCGACGTCACCCTCACCGGCGCCTACCGCTGCTGCCGCGCCGCCCTGCCCCACCTGGCCGCCTCCGGTCGCGGCGCCATCGTGAGCATCGGCTCCGTCAACGCCCTGCAGGACTTCGGCAACCACGCCTACAGCGCAGCCAAGGCCGGTCTCGGCTCGCTCACCCGCACCCTCGCCGGGCACGCGGCGGCCCGCGGGGTCCGGGTGAACCTCGTCGCCCCCGGTACGATCCGAACCTCGGCCTGGGCCGGACGTGACGGAGATCTCGACGCCGTCCGCCCCCTGTACCCGCTCGGCCGGGTCGGTGAGCCCGAGGACGTCGCGGCCGCGGTCGCCTTCCTCGCCTCCGGCGACGCCGCCTGGATCACCGGCACCACCCTCACCGTCGACGGCGGCCTCACCGCCGTCCACACCGGCTTCCGGGCCGCGTTGCACGAGAGCTGA
- a CDS encoding MBL fold metallo-hydrolase, producing MTARIERLVTSGQFTLDGGTWDVDNNVWIVGDDHEVIVVDAAHDAEAIARAVGERRLKAIVCTHAHNDHIDAAPALADLTGATIWLHPDDLPLWKLTHPDRDPDAHLADGQVIEAAGADLTVLHTPGHAPGAVCLYDPALGAVFTGDTLFQGGPGATGRSYSHFPTIIDSIRDRLLALPPETKVLTGHGDSTTIGAEAPHLQEWITRGH from the coding sequence GTGACCGCGCGCATCGAACGACTCGTCACCTCGGGGCAGTTCACCCTCGACGGCGGCACCTGGGACGTCGACAACAACGTGTGGATCGTCGGCGACGACCACGAGGTGATCGTCGTCGACGCCGCCCACGACGCCGAGGCCATCGCCCGGGCGGTGGGGGAGCGCCGGCTGAAGGCCATCGTGTGCACCCACGCGCACAACGACCACATCGACGCCGCCCCTGCCCTCGCCGACCTCACCGGCGCCACCATCTGGCTCCACCCCGACGACCTGCCGCTGTGGAAGCTGACCCACCCCGACCGCGACCCCGACGCGCACCTCGCCGACGGCCAGGTCATCGAGGCGGCCGGCGCCGACCTCACCGTGCTGCACACCCCCGGCCACGCACCCGGCGCGGTCTGCCTGTACGACCCCGCGCTGGGCGCCGTGTTCACCGGTGACACCCTCTTCCAGGGCGGCCCCGGCGCTACCGGCCGCTCGTACTCCCACTTCCCGACGATCATCGACTCCATCCGCGACCGGCTGCTCGCCCTCCCCCCGGAGACCAAGGTGCTCACCGGCCATGGCGACTCCACCACCATCGGTGCCGAGGCGCCGCACCTTCAGGAGTGGATCACCCGCGGGCACTGA
- a CDS encoding S-(hydroxymethyl)mycothiol dehydrogenase — protein sequence MAQEVRGVIAPGKDEPVRVETIVVPDPGPGEAVVRVQACGVCHTDLHYKQGGISDDFPFLLGHEASGVVESVGDGVTDVAPGDFVILNWRAVCGNCRACLRGRPWYCFDTHNAKQRMTLAATGQELSPALGIGAFAEKTLVAAGQCTKVDPAVSPAVAGLLGCGVMAGLGAAINTGNVGRGDTVAVIGCGGVGDAAVAGANLAGAARIIAVDIDDRKLDQARTLGATHTVNSKDTDPVVAIRELTGGFGADVVIEAVGRPETYRQAFYARDLAGTVVLVGVPTPEMKLELPLLDVFGRGGALKSSWYGDCLPSRDFPMLVDLHLQGRLPLDAFVSETIRLDDVEKAFERMHHGDVLRSVVTL from the coding sequence ATGGCGCAGGAAGTACGCGGCGTGATCGCACCGGGCAAGGACGAGCCCGTACGGGTCGAGACGATCGTGGTGCCGGACCCGGGCCCCGGCGAAGCCGTCGTGCGCGTCCAGGCCTGCGGTGTCTGCCACACCGACCTGCACTACAAGCAGGGCGGCATCTCCGACGACTTCCCCTTCCTGCTGGGCCACGAGGCCTCCGGCGTCGTCGAGTCGGTCGGCGACGGCGTCACGGACGTCGCACCGGGCGACTTCGTCATCCTCAACTGGCGTGCCGTCTGCGGGAACTGCCGGGCCTGCCTGCGCGGACGGCCCTGGTACTGCTTCGACACCCACAACGCCAAGCAGCGGATGACCCTCGCCGCCACCGGCCAGGAACTCTCCCCGGCCCTCGGCATCGGCGCCTTCGCCGAGAAGACGCTCGTCGCCGCCGGACAGTGCACCAAGGTCGACCCGGCCGTCTCCCCGGCGGTCGCCGGACTGCTCGGCTGCGGCGTGATGGCCGGCCTCGGCGCCGCGATCAACACCGGGAACGTGGGCCGCGGCGACACGGTCGCCGTCATCGGCTGCGGCGGCGTGGGCGACGCGGCCGTCGCGGGGGCGAACCTCGCGGGCGCCGCGCGGATCATCGCCGTCGACATCGACGACCGCAAACTGGACCAGGCCCGCACCCTGGGCGCCACCCACACCGTCAACTCCAAGGACACCGACCCCGTCGTGGCCATCCGCGAACTGACCGGCGGCTTCGGCGCCGACGTCGTCATCGAGGCCGTCGGCCGCCCCGAGACGTACCGGCAGGCGTTCTACGCCCGCGACCTCGCCGGCACCGTCGTCCTGGTCGGCGTCCCCACGCCCGAGATGAAGCTCGAACTGCCGCTGCTCGACGTCTTCGGCCGCGGCGGCGCCCTGAAGTCCTCCTGGTACGGCGACTGCCTGCCCTCCCGCGACTTCCCGATGCTCGTCGACCTGCACCTCCAGGGCCGCCTGCCGCTGGACGCGTTCGTCAGCGAGACCATCCGGCTCGACGACGTGGAGAAGGCGTTCGAGCGCATGCACCACGGCGACGTCCTCCGCTCGGTGGTGACCCTGTGA